Proteins encoded within one genomic window of Pigmentiphaga sp. H8:
- a CDS encoding BrnA antitoxin family protein produces MNGNRKDTGSKWVDPDDAPELPDEWFERAELRDGNKVLRRGRPKSAAATVAISLRLPPDVLDQWKRTGPGWQTRMVASLRQHAPKAQRI; encoded by the coding sequence ATGAACGGGAACAGAAAAGATACTGGGAGCAAGTGGGTCGACCCCGATGATGCCCCTGAACTTCCGGACGAATGGTTCGAACGGGCGGAACTGCGCGATGGCAACAAGGTGCTCAGGCGGGGGCGCCCGAAATCGGCCGCTGCCACAGTGGCCATCAGCCTGAGGCTTCCCCCTGACGTGCTGGATCAATGGAAACGCACGGGTCCAGGGTGGCAGACTCGCATGGTGGCGTCGCTGCGCCAGCATGCGCCGAAAGCCCAGAGAATATGA
- a CDS encoding BrnT family toxin: MKKATHWVVFFIALETRSSGFSGGPICHRECRYITLGLLDERLVVAVWTLRGNSRRIISFRKANEREQKRYWEQVGRPR, translated from the coding sequence TTTTTTCATTGCGCTCGAAACAAGAAGCTCTGGGTTCAGCGGCGGACCAATCTGTCATCGCGAATGCCGGTACATCACGCTCGGCCTCCTGGACGAACGCCTCGTAGTCGCCGTCTGGACACTGCGCGGCAACAGCCGACGCATCATCAGTTTCAGGAAAGCCAATGAACGGGAACAGAAAAGATACTGGGAGCAAGTGGGTCGACCCCGATGA
- a CDS encoding SGNH/GDSL hydrolase family protein → MRLPSLRWLLVLALLVVGGLAALAVRDRAARPVVTGPISAIVSFGDSLSDVGTYNPGAAYPDPATRSATGQRFTTKPGEVWVEVVADALGLPVKPNQQVDFGPLGQGGRIVDLGGNGYAQGGAHIETDAETAPAPDGIPADGGLQGETAISIKTQIDRYLAEHKGFDGTELVLVQGGGNDFLDAFQALGETEPEPASDADDQLEALVRAKAAAMVTQLKRLAAAGAKRIVYVNLPDLGMLPFIRNTELEDMATDVSEGYNELVAGELSGTGVQVFDLAGLIDAAVDDPAAVGLTVTDKPACTNYDASQGEVDALLCTPATLVEPDADQHYLFADSMHPTTAGHRLWGEKVAAFIHDRFGAVVKPIRVARETTAR, encoded by the coding sequence ATGCGGCTACCGTCCTTGCGTTGGCTTCTGGTCCTGGCGCTGCTCGTCGTGGGCGGCTTGGCGGCGCTGGCCGTACGCGACCGCGCCGCGCGTCCGGTCGTGACCGGGCCGATCAGCGCCATCGTGTCCTTCGGCGACAGCCTGAGCGATGTCGGCACCTACAATCCCGGAGCGGCCTATCCCGACCCGGCCACGCGCAGCGCGACGGGACAGCGTTTCACGACCAAGCCTGGGGAGGTCTGGGTGGAGGTGGTGGCCGACGCGCTGGGCCTGCCGGTCAAGCCCAATCAGCAGGTCGATTTCGGCCCGCTCGGGCAGGGCGGCCGCATCGTGGACCTGGGCGGCAACGGCTATGCGCAGGGCGGCGCCCATATCGAGACCGACGCCGAGACGGCGCCGGCCCCGGACGGCATCCCGGCCGATGGCGGGCTCCAGGGCGAGACCGCCATTTCCATCAAGACCCAGATCGACCGCTACCTGGCCGAGCACAAAGGTTTCGACGGGACGGAACTGGTGCTGGTGCAGGGCGGGGGCAACGATTTCCTCGATGCCTTCCAGGCTCTGGGGGAAACCGAGCCCGAACCCGCTTCCGATGCCGACGACCAACTGGAGGCACTGGTACGGGCCAAGGCGGCCGCCATGGTGACTCAGCTCAAGCGGCTGGCCGCGGCCGGCGCCAAGCGGATCGTATACGTCAACCTTCCCGACCTGGGCATGCTGCCTTTTATCCGCAATACCGAGTTGGAGGACATGGCTACCGACGTGTCCGAAGGCTACAACGAACTCGTGGCCGGGGAGCTGTCGGGAACGGGCGTGCAGGTGTTCGACCTGGCCGGCCTGATCGACGCTGCCGTCGACGATCCCGCCGCGGTGGGCCTGACCGTGACCGACAAGCCCGCCTGCACCAACTACGATGCGTCGCAGGGTGAGGTGGACGCGTTGCTGTGTACCCCCGCCACGCTGGTGGAGCCGGATGCCGACCAGCATTATCTGTTCGCGGACTCCATGCATCCGACCACGGCCGGGCACCGGCTATGGGGCGAGAAAGTGGCGGCGTTCATCCATGATCGCTTTGGCGCGGTGGTCAAGCCGATACGCGTGGCCAGGGAGACGACGGCTCGCTGA